A stretch of the Aulosira sp. FACHB-615 genome encodes the following:
- a CDS encoding NAD(P)/FAD-dependent oxidoreductase translates to MIDVAVIGAGMAGLVCAQQLKQAGYSVLVVEKSRGLGGRMATRRLYDTWADHGTCYLKPKGEFFQEFIDLLCDRQIITVWNRDELPPRYIAPGGMSAIAKFLAPGLDILLNQRVIAIHPTPENTWQLTLESGNAEITAKAVVVAIPAPQAVILLDPLGENLLGTDFLNNLKAVEFAPCLSAIAGYPNSAPLPDWQAQSFTDDSVLGWIGLDSSKRPQPPQPVFVVQSSGNFAQLHLESPDLQPVGQKMLQHAAQTLALPWLETPEWLQIHRWRYAFSSHPWTESILSASASLPLVCCGDWCGGNLVEGAMLSGLAAAFAINHHLNQVTLANVNFFKNLTFS, encoded by the coding sequence ATGATAGACGTTGCTGTAATTGGTGCTGGTATGGCAGGGTTAGTTTGCGCCCAGCAATTAAAGCAAGCGGGATATTCAGTATTAGTTGTGGAGAAATCCCGTGGCTTGGGGGGAAGAATGGCCACACGTCGCTTGTATGATACTTGGGCAGATCATGGCACTTGTTATCTCAAACCCAAAGGTGAATTTTTCCAAGAGTTTATTGATTTATTGTGCGATCGCCAAATTATCACAGTTTGGAATCGTGACGAACTCCCACCACGTTATATTGCGCCTGGGGGGATGAGTGCGATCGCTAAATTTCTCGCTCCAGGTTTGGATATACTACTCAATCAACGGGTAATCGCCATTCACCCAACCCCCGAAAATACTTGGCAATTGACGCTGGAATCTGGCAATGCAGAAATCACAGCCAAGGCGGTTGTAGTGGCGATTCCTGCACCCCAAGCTGTGATTTTATTAGACCCCTTGGGTGAAAACTTATTAGGAACAGACTTTTTAAATAACTTAAAGGCGGTGGAATTTGCGCCTTGTCTTAGTGCGATCGCAGGCTATCCAAATTCCGCACCCCTACCAGATTGGCAAGCCCAAAGTTTTACAGATGATTCTGTGTTGGGCTGGATTGGTTTAGATAGTAGCAAGCGCCCCCAACCGCCACAACCTGTATTTGTCGTCCAAAGTAGTGGGAATTTCGCCCAACTGCATCTAGAGTCCCCCGATTTACAACCTGTAGGGCAGAAAATGTTACAGCACGCCGCCCAAACTCTCGCACTACCTTGGCTAGAGACACCCGAATGGCTACAAATACACCGTTGGCGTTATGCCTTTTCTAGCCATCCTTGGACAGAAAGCATTTTATCTGCAAGTGCTTCCTTACCTTTGGTGTGCTGTGGCGATTGGTGCGGCGGTAATCTCGTGGAAGGTGCAATGCTTTCTGGACTGGCTGCCGCCTTTGCAATTAATCATCATCTCAACCAAGTCACTCTCGCTAATGTGAACTTTTTCAAAAATCTTACCTTTTCATAA
- a CDS encoding Hsp70 family protein has product MKISETIGFDLGHGETAVAKAIVESIEPPQMLEINNKKNQITALGWHPKLGYLVGEQALIQAGVTQLTISFKQKPNHDANYRKTISTFLATYYDKLQESKQIEGGESSYFYIGCPSGWSMSDRQAYQKLLQEAGISHLNVIPESRAAFMQAKEGGKLEYEKLLASVLIVDIGSSTTDFTLVKSLHEIPLDFGSNALGASLIDKAIFARTLAKHEQKQLLEKVFQEYPHHQARCELACRKAKEDYFSNEQLYNDPQSFARGFESINEQIYFIPQVNKLMMEEILHQNLAELGNKSWVQAFHDAVSEAKTKLEQLDTVPKLVLMTGGASRMKFTHQICQQIFPEPATQLRPDPEPERCIALGLARVGRWDLRATAFQQEVNQLLDSQKLKELIARHIPELIELLAQPLADNLIEQAVKPGVKEWQTNKIRTLADLEISMKNRAEQWLKSNVAQQIINNQCIRWFNNKIQPDLAAVTDPICRRFHIPRSSLRFEDSIEPAFVNPELRIGDAILADTVAFIVNVVIGGGTVASLITLILTGHLTWPIALVYGASVMAAGMELNRKTVQETIKKNFDIPSWIRSNLMNDQKIADMCIQIKPELENVFREQLTNNQAAFEQLTQKVEQGLQKALATKVQEAIILIQ; this is encoded by the coding sequence ATGAAAATTTCAGAAACAATTGGTTTTGATTTGGGACATGGTGAGACAGCCGTAGCCAAAGCCATAGTCGAAAGCATCGAACCACCCCAAATGTTGGAAATTAATAATAAGAAAAATCAAATTACTGCTTTAGGTTGGCATCCCAAACTTGGTTATTTGGTAGGGGAACAAGCCTTAATTCAAGCTGGCGTAACTCAACTGACAATCTCATTCAAGCAAAAACCCAACCACGATGCAAATTACAGAAAAACAATCTCAACTTTTCTGGCTACTTACTATGACAAACTCCAAGAAAGCAAACAAATAGAAGGAGGTGAAAGTAGTTATTTTTACATTGGTTGTCCTTCAGGATGGTCAATGAGCGATCGCCAAGCATATCAAAAACTACTTCAAGAAGCTGGTATTTCCCACCTCAACGTTATACCAGAATCCCGCGCAGCTTTCATGCAAGCCAAAGAAGGCGGAAAGTTGGAATATGAAAAACTCTTAGCCTCGGTGCTGATTGTTGATATTGGCTCTTCCACTACAGATTTTACCTTAGTAAAAAGCTTACATGAAATTCCGTTAGATTTCGGAAGTAATGCTTTAGGCGCATCTTTAATTGATAAAGCAATTTTTGCCAGAACTCTTGCTAAACACGAACAAAAACAATTACTAGAAAAAGTATTTCAAGAATATCCTCATCATCAAGCGCGTTGTGAACTCGCTTGTCGTAAAGCCAAAGAAGATTATTTTTCTAATGAACAGTTATATAACGACCCGCAATCTTTTGCCCGTGGTTTTGAGTCCATCAACGAACAGATTTATTTTATTCCCCAAGTCAACAAATTGATGATGGAGGAAATTCTGCATCAAAATTTAGCCGAACTGGGGAATAAAAGTTGGGTTCAAGCTTTTCATGATGCTGTCAGCGAAGCCAAAACCAAATTAGAACAACTTGATACAGTTCCTAAGTTAGTACTGATGACTGGTGGTGCATCCCGAATGAAATTTACCCACCAAATTTGTCAGCAAATATTCCCCGAACCAGCAACCCAACTGCGCCCCGATCCTGAACCAGAACGGTGCATTGCACTGGGTTTAGCACGAGTCGGAAGATGGGATTTACGGGCGACGGCTTTTCAACAAGAAGTTAATCAACTATTAGATTCCCAAAAACTCAAAGAATTGATTGCTAGACATATCCCAGAGTTAATTGAATTGTTGGCTCAACCATTAGCCGATAATTTGATTGAACAAGCCGTGAAACCAGGAGTAAAAGAATGGCAAACAAACAAAATTCGTACTCTGGCAGATTTAGAAATATCCATGAAAAATCGGGCAGAACAATGGTTAAAAAGTAATGTTGCCCAGCAGATAATTAACAATCAATGTATTCGTTGGTTTAACAACAAAATTCAACCAGACTTAGCCGCAGTTACAGATCCCATCTGTCGCAGGTTTCACATACCCAGAAGTAGTTTAAGATTTGAAGATAGCATCGAACCCGCTTTTGTTAATCCAGAATTACGAATTGGCGATGCAATTTTAGCTGACACCGTGGCGTTTATCGTCAATGTCGTCATTGGTGGCGGTACTGTAGCGAGTCTGATTACCCTCATTCTCACAGGACACTTGACTTGGCCGATCGCATTAGTCTACGGTGCTTCTGTCATGGCCGCAGGGATGGAACTGAATCGTAAAACCGTCCAAGAAACAATCAAGAAAAATTTCGATATCCCTAGTTGGATTCGTTCTAATTTAATGAACGATCAGAAAATCGCTGATATGTGCATTCAAATCAAACCAGAATTAGAAAATGTCTTTCGAGAACAATTAACTAATAATCAAGCAGCTTTTGAACAACTCACTCAAAAAGTTGAACAAGGTCTACAAAAAGCACTGGCTACGAAAGTTCAAGAGGCGATTATTTTAATTCAATAA
- the topA gene encoding type I DNA topoisomerase has protein sequence MPKRLLVVESPGKVKKLSQILGSDWIVRASCGHIRELSDTGEDSLGFVIDDGSVKCNYVPRDQRSKETIQQLKAVSKQVDEVVLATDPDREGETIAWHLKEVLGLREPKRVIYSEITASAVRSAIANPRKLDSNLVGAGLCRDCLDKLVGYKGSPLVWALNNGAKSVGRVQSATLHLICQREREIVTFVPQDYWSVWVDYAEGFRAFYKGKTNSLSDAPEPETETHDDAAGNSTQAPESKRVLSEAEAICLVEEARQHPHQVVHVEGKTVYRQPPPPFITSTLQQAAGSKLKLAPDKTMVLAQKLYEAGLITYMRTDSVMLSPEFCAAARKWLEEHDPQNVPQQLAKHRSAKTAQEAHEAIRPTDVFRPSVQLRQELPPEEFDLYVMIWKRAIASQCKSAQLRKTQIITQSNSVLWQARGQVIEFYGYARYWNNLSKDSVLPLVQQGQGLTLENANFEKKQTQPPPRYSEPKLVQLMERKGIGRPSTFAPTVATLKKRGYVQLTKGNLQPTTLGLEVDDFLQKALPDLLEAEFTAKMESALDAIAEGKQGWQQYLTTWNKNYFVPALAKAKTVAVSPSNTKNSVAERKYDTSKTRCPECNNFLAKIPSNKVKKKYFLKCTSGCANIVLFWSDFSKSWQPPRTQETKPENHSQTPAKLSSYPCPVCKKPLEEYSYTKDGQNKTMLRCSAASRQDKKHKDVAFFITAKGWWSPKFGELNPVGK, from the coding sequence ATGCCGAAACGCCTTCTAGTTGTTGAATCTCCTGGGAAAGTCAAAAAGCTCAGTCAGATTTTGGGTTCTGATTGGATTGTGCGAGCTAGTTGTGGTCACATCCGCGAACTGAGTGATACGGGGGAAGATTCTTTGGGTTTCGTCATTGATGATGGTAGTGTCAAGTGCAACTATGTACCCCGTGACCAACGCTCTAAAGAAACTATCCAGCAGCTAAAGGCAGTTAGTAAGCAAGTTGATGAAGTTGTTCTCGCCACTGACCCAGACCGAGAAGGTGAAACAATTGCTTGGCATTTAAAAGAAGTGCTGGGACTGCGAGAACCGAAACGAGTTATTTATAGTGAAATTACCGCATCGGCGGTACGAAGTGCGATCGCAAATCCTCGCAAGCTAGACTCTAACTTAGTCGGCGCTGGACTTTGCCGCGATTGTCTCGATAAGCTGGTTGGTTACAAAGGTAGTCCCTTAGTTTGGGCATTAAATAATGGTGCGAAGAGTGTCGGTAGAGTTCAAAGTGCGACTTTGCATCTAATATGTCAGCGAGAACGGGAGATTGTCACCTTTGTACCCCAAGATTATTGGAGTGTGTGGGTAGACTACGCTGAAGGATTCCGGGCTTTTTACAAAGGTAAAACCAATTCTCTCAGCGATGCGCCGGAACCAGAAACGGAAACCCACGACGATGCAGCAGGTAATAGCACCCAAGCGCCAGAGTCAAAGCGGGTTCTCTCGGAAGCAGAAGCGATATGTTTAGTTGAAGAAGCACGTCAGCATCCCCATCAAGTCGTTCATGTTGAAGGTAAAACCGTTTATCGTCAACCACCGCCACCATTTATTACTTCCACGCTGCAACAAGCCGCCGGTTCCAAGCTGAAATTAGCTCCTGACAAAACGATGGTTTTAGCCCAAAAGCTGTATGAAGCTGGGTTAATTACATACATGCGGACAGATTCAGTAATGTTAAGTCCTGAGTTCTGCGCGGCGGCTCGTAAGTGGTTGGAAGAACATGATCCGCAGAATGTACCACAGCAGCTTGCCAAACATCGCAGCGCCAAAACAGCCCAAGAAGCTCATGAAGCGATTCGCCCTACCGATGTGTTTCGTCCATCAGTCCAGCTACGTCAAGAATTACCGCCTGAAGAATTTGACTTGTATGTGATGATTTGGAAAAGAGCGATCGCTTCTCAATGTAAATCTGCTCAACTCCGCAAAACTCAGATTATCACGCAGTCTAATTCGGTGTTATGGCAAGCTAGAGGCCAAGTAATCGAATTTTACGGTTACGCTCGCTATTGGAATAACCTCAGCAAAGATTCTGTATTACCTCTTGTGCAGCAGGGACAAGGATTAACTTTAGAAAATGCCAATTTCGAGAAAAAACAAACTCAGCCGCCACCACGTTACAGTGAACCGAAATTAGTACAACTCATGGAGCGTAAAGGTATTGGTCGTCCTAGTACATTCGCTCCTACTGTTGCTACCCTCAAAAAGCGGGGTTATGTGCAGTTAACTAAGGGAAATTTGCAACCGACAACGCTAGGGCTAGAAGTTGATGATTTTTTACAGAAAGCTTTGCCAGATTTACTAGAAGCAGAGTTCACCGCCAAAATGGAAAGCGCCCTCGATGCGATCGCAGAAGGTAAACAAGGCTGGCAGCAATACTTAACAACTTGGAATAAAAATTACTTCGTCCCAGCTTTAGCAAAAGCCAAAACTGTTGCTGTAAGTCCTTCAAATACGAAAAATTCAGTAGCTGAACGCAAATATGATACTTCTAAAACTCGCTGTCCTGAATGTAATAATTTTCTCGCTAAAATTCCCAGCAACAAAGTTAAGAAAAAATATTTCCTCAAATGCACCAGTGGCTGTGCAAATATAGTCCTATTTTGGAGTGACTTCAGCAAGTCTTGGCAACCACCACGCACCCAAGAAACCAAGCCAGAAAATCACTCCCAAACGCCTGCGAAATTAAGCTCATATCCCTGTCCAGTTTGCAAGAAACCACTGGAAGAATATAGCTACACCAAAGACGGACAAAACAAAACTATGCTGCGTTGTTCTGCTGCATCTCGTCAAGATAAAAAGCATAAAGATGTGGCTTTTTTTATTACAGCTAAAGGTTGGTGGAGTCCGAAGTTTGGCGAGTTAAATCCAGTCGGAAAATGA
- a CDS encoding ATP-binding sensor histidine kinase, protein MISTQVSIPGYVVGEKLYDGSRTVVYRAVRETDNLPVVIKLLKNPYPSFGELVQFRNQYTIAKNLNHPGIIQTYNLKSFQNGYILVMEDFGGVSLKDYFVKNCVASLGEFLQVAIALCNTLDVLYHERIIHKDIKPSNILINPETKQVKLIDFSIASLLPRETQTLVNPNVLEGTLAYISPEQTGRMNRPIDYRTDFYSLGVTFYELLTDKLPFQSDDAMDLVHSHIAKAPKLVHEIHPQIPDVLSQIVGKLMAKNAEDRYQSALGLRFDLENCLHQLKEIGEIHNFKIASRDVCDRFILPDKLYGRETQVETLLQAFDRVSQGASEIMLVAGFSGIGKTAVVNEVHKPIVKQRGYFIKGKFDQFNRNIPFSAFVQAFRNLMGQLLCESNRQLAQWQAKILNAVGESGQVLIEVIPELEQVIGKQPPVLELEGSAAQNRFNLLFQKFVAVFTKVDHPLTIFLDDLQWADLASLQLLKLLMQDNGHLLVLGAYRDNEVSPAHPFILTVEDLKKSQAIVQTMTLAPLTFDSTNHLVADTLNCAPQLAQPLTKFIDRKTKGNPFFTTQFLKALYEEGYITFNSDRHYWECDIAQVEALTIADDVVEFMALQLQKLPTETQQVLKLAACIGNSFDLATLAIVSEQSSTDIAKVLWKALQEGLILPTSQIYKFFQLGESEQTRTQNNINPTYRFLHDRIQQAAYSLIAEEHRQATHLHIGQLLLSKTTAREREEQLFEIVNHLNIGHSLLTTPQEREELAELNLLAGRKAKTSTAYSAAVNYLATGISLLPNDAWENRYNLTLAIHTALAEAAYLNTDFEQMEHWANLVLQHARTLLDTVPVQQTRLLGAKAQGPLLESLQIGLQVLKSLGVEFPEQPTPAEIGQAFGTTGQLWQGRSPLSLLDLPAMSDPNHLAAMEIMTVLVPSSFRAMPALLPLLICKQVELSIQSGNSPISPCSYGDYGLMLCSVMGDLESGYAFGQLALGVMEKFQAKACKSRAVYIVNFFISHWQEPLHNLLQPLREAYQSGLETGDLECIAFNAHAYCYYSYFAGKELTSLANEMAAYHQVVYPLKQVVVIKYLEMAQQVVLNLLGHTEAPWQLSGSAYSENSLSLQTSNPDQVECFHFYLNQTFLFYLFEQYEQAAQTSVLVEEYMGGGLATFSLVLYSFYDALLQLAQYQQSTPAEQSQILTRVQQQQDKLQRWATLAPFNHQHRWDLIEADRHRVLGQRTEAIEHYDRAIAGAKTYEYIQDEALANELAAKFYLEWGKEKIAQTYMQEAYYCYARWGAKAKTDHLEKHYPQLLQLILQQRTINLNPLETIATISRNSTSRSTPTSSSDSTCISDVLDLTSALKAAQAISSCLNLNTLITSLTRIIVENSGAKKAVLLLPEEDNWQVRATTLTENQEIKTILEAKSLENCPDIPIKIIHYVKNTQQTVVIDNCQTDIPGLIGKYMLSHQPRSILCSPIINQGHLVGIIYLENKLTSGVFTAKRLQVINLLCTQAAISLENAQLYTNLQTSEARFLRLAENLPGMIYQFQLSVDGITSFNYVSSGCYGIYEVLPEAAVADANNLISLIHPEEINYFYESVAISAQTLQPWQYQGRIITSSGKLKWIQAVSRPIKQDDGTIIWDGLVLDITERKQAEAAVRQKSQELEKALRDLQQAQLQIVQSEKMSALGNLVAGVAHEMNNPLGFISATLLQAQPTISDLSKHITLYQEALPNPGDEIQSHAEEIDLDYSLEDLPKMMDAMVMACDRLKNISTSLRTFSRADKDYKVPFNIHEGIDSTILILKHRLKANEQRPAIEVVTNYGNLPQVQCFPGQLNQVFMNIIANAIDALEESNHGRSFAEISTNPNIITLTTFIADNYVHISIADNANGMSEAVKQKIFDHLFTTKAVGQGTGLGLAIARQIVEEIHNGKLSCHSVVGQGTEFVIEIPASV, encoded by the coding sequence ATGATTAGCACTCAAGTCAGTATTCCTGGGTATGTAGTCGGCGAAAAACTCTATGATGGTTCGAGAACTGTAGTTTACCGAGCAGTTCGAGAAACTGACAATTTACCTGTAGTCATCAAACTGCTGAAAAATCCTTATCCTAGTTTTGGAGAACTTGTACAATTCCGCAATCAGTATACTATTGCTAAAAATCTCAACCATCCCGGAATCATCCAAACCTATAACCTGAAATCCTTCCAAAATGGCTATATTTTAGTGATGGAAGATTTTGGGGGAGTTTCCCTCAAGGATTATTTTGTTAAGAATTGTGTAGCGTCGCTGGGTGAGTTTTTGCAAGTGGCGATCGCACTCTGTAACACCTTAGATGTACTCTACCACGAGCGGATTATTCATAAAGATATTAAACCCAGCAATATCTTAATTAACCCGGAAACTAAACAAGTTAAATTAATCGACTTTAGTATTGCATCTTTACTACCCAGAGAAACTCAAACCCTAGTTAATCCCAATGTTTTAGAAGGAACTTTAGCCTATATATCTCCCGAACAAACCGGGAGAATGAATCGCCCAATTGACTATCGCACAGATTTTTATTCCCTGGGTGTGACTTTTTATGAATTACTCACAGACAAGTTACCATTCCAGTCTGATGATGCGATGGATTTAGTACATTCTCATATTGCGAAAGCACCAAAATTAGTACATGAAATTCATCCACAAATTCCAGATGTACTATCACAAATAGTTGGCAAATTGATGGCGAAAAATGCTGAAGACCGCTATCAAAGTGCATTGGGGTTGAGATTTGATTTAGAAAATTGTTTACATCAACTAAAAGAAATTGGTGAAATTCATAACTTTAAAATTGCTAGTAGGGATGTGTGCGATCGCTTCATTCTTCCTGATAAGCTTTATGGCAGAGAAACCCAAGTAGAAACCCTACTGCAAGCCTTTGATCGCGTCAGTCAGGGTGCATCAGAAATAATGTTGGTGGCAGGTTTTTCGGGAATTGGTAAAACAGCCGTAGTTAACGAAGTACATAAACCAATAGTTAAACAGCGCGGCTATTTCATCAAAGGTAAGTTTGACCAGTTTAATCGTAATATTCCCTTCTCTGCCTTTGTGCAAGCGTTCCGTAATTTGATGGGACAATTGCTGTGTGAATCCAATCGCCAACTCGCCCAATGGCAAGCCAAGATTCTGAATGCTGTCGGGGAGAGTGGACAAGTCTTAATTGAGGTGATTCCTGAACTAGAGCAGGTGATTGGAAAACAACCTCCGGTGCTTGAACTTGAAGGTAGTGCGGCTCAAAATCGATTTAATCTGCTGTTCCAAAAGTTCGTTGCCGTCTTTACCAAGGTCGATCACCCATTAACAATCTTTTTAGACGATTTGCAGTGGGCGGATTTAGCTTCGCTGCAATTGCTGAAACTATTAATGCAGGACAATGGCCATCTGCTGGTGTTGGGAGCCTATCGGGATAATGAAGTATCGCCTGCTCACCCGTTTATTTTGACGGTAGAAGACCTCAAAAAATCTCAGGCGATCGTCCAGACCATGACCCTGGCTCCCCTGACATTTGACAGCACCAACCACCTCGTTGCCGATACGCTCAATTGTGCGCCACAACTGGCGCAACCCCTGACCAAATTCATCGATCGCAAGACAAAAGGAAATCCCTTCTTCACCACCCAGTTTCTCAAGGCGTTATATGAAGAGGGCTACATCACGTTTAACAGCGATCGCCATTATTGGGAATGCGATATTGCCCAAGTTGAGGCACTGACAATCGCAGATGATGTGGTGGAGTTTATGGCGCTGCAATTGCAGAAATTACCCACCGAAACCCAACAAGTGCTGAAGTTAGCAGCTTGTATTGGTAACTCGTTTGACTTGGCAACGTTGGCGATCGTCTCGGAGCAGTCGTCTACAGACATCGCAAAAGTCCTGTGGAAAGCCTTGCAGGAAGGCTTAATTTTACCAACCAGCCAAATTTATAAGTTCTTTCAGTTAGGGGAATCAGAACAGACTCGCACACAGAATAATATCAATCCCACCTATCGGTTTCTGCACGATCGCATTCAGCAAGCTGCCTACTCGCTCATTGCCGAAGAACATCGCCAGGCGACCCATCTGCACATCGGTCAGCTTTTGTTAAGCAAAACAACCGCCCGTGAGCGGGAAGAACAACTGTTTGAAATTGTTAATCATTTAAATATTGGACATTCTCTCCTGACCACACCGCAGGAACGGGAAGAATTAGCAGAATTAAACTTGCTGGCAGGACGGAAAGCCAAAACCTCGACAGCGTATAGTGCAGCAGTAAACTATCTCGCCACTGGCATTTCCCTGTTGCCCAACGATGCTTGGGAGAATCGCTACAATCTCACCTTAGCAATCCATACTGCACTGGCAGAAGCCGCTTATCTCAACACTGATTTTGAGCAGATGGAGCATTGGGCAAACCTCGTCTTGCAGCACGCCCGCACTTTGCTGGATACCGTTCCAGTCCAGCAAACCCGTCTGCTGGGGGCTAAAGCCCAGGGGCCGCTTCTTGAGTCACTCCAGATTGGCTTGCAGGTTTTAAAGTCCCTCGGCGTGGAATTTCCTGAGCAACCGACCCCCGCAGAGATTGGACAGGCATTTGGTACTACTGGTCAATTATGGCAAGGGCGATCGCCCCTGAGTTTGCTTGATTTACCAGCCATGAGCGATCCCAATCACTTAGCTGCAATGGAAATTATGACCGTTTTAGTGCCATCTTCCTTTCGGGCGATGCCTGCTCTCTTGCCACTGCTAATTTGCAAGCAAGTGGAATTATCAATTCAATCTGGTAATAGTCCTATTTCGCCCTGCTCCTACGGTGACTATGGATTGATGCTCTGTAGTGTTATGGGCGATCTAGAATCGGGTTATGCCTTTGGTCAACTGGCATTGGGTGTCATGGAAAAGTTTCAGGCAAAAGCCTGCAAAAGCCGGGCTGTCTATATCGTTAATTTTTTCATTAGCCATTGGCAGGAACCGTTGCACAACCTCCTCCAGCCCTTGCGAGAGGCATATCAGAGCGGTCTGGAAACAGGCGATCTGGAATGTATTGCCTTCAATGCCCATGCCTACTGTTACTACTCCTATTTTGCTGGGAAGGAATTAACGAGTCTGGCAAACGAGATGGCAGCCTATCATCAGGTTGTTTATCCCCTCAAGCAGGTGGTGGTTATCAAATATTTGGAAATGGCTCAACAGGTAGTACTCAATCTCCTTGGACACACAGAAGCTCCCTGGCAGTTATCTGGTTCTGCTTATAGCGAAAATTCCCTATCTCTCCAAACATCCAACCCAGACCAAGTTGAATGCTTCCACTTTTATCTCAATCAAACCTTTCTCTTCTACCTGTTTGAGCAATACGAGCAGGCAGCGCAAACATCTGTCTTGGTAGAAGAGTATATGGGGGGTGGGTTAGCAACTTTCTCGTTAGTCCTCTATTCCTTTTACGATGCCTTGTTGCAACTGGCGCAATATCAGCAGTCTACCCCAGCAGAGCAATCGCAAATTCTGACCCGTGTGCAGCAGCAGCAGGATAAACTGCAACGATGGGCAACTCTGGCTCCATTCAACCATCAACACCGATGGGACTTGATCGAGGCCGATCGCCATCGGGTTTTAGGGCAACGGACTGAAGCCATCGAACACTACGATCGCGCCATTGCAGGAGCGAAAACCTACGAATATATCCAAGATGAAGCCTTAGCAAATGAACTCGCTGCTAAATTTTACCTGGAATGGGGTAAAGAAAAAATTGCCCAAACATATATGCAAGAAGCATACTACTGTTACGCTCGTTGGGGAGCAAAAGCCAAAACCGATCACTTAGAAAAACACTATCCCCAATTACTCCAATTGATTCTGCAACAGCGAACAATTAATCTCAATCCTTTAGAAACTATCGCCACTATTTCCCGTAATTCTACTTCTCGATCAACTCCTACTTCTAGCAGTGACAGCACCTGTATTTCAGATGTCCTAGATTTAACCTCTGCTCTCAAAGCTGCTCAAGCTATTTCTAGTTGTCTGAATTTAAATACACTCATCACTAGCCTCACTCGTATTATTGTTGAAAACTCTGGCGCGAAAAAAGCTGTACTACTGCTTCCTGAAGAAGATAATTGGCAAGTTCGAGCCACTACTTTAACTGAAAATCAAGAAATAAAAACTATTCTGGAGGCAAAATCACTAGAAAATTGTCCAGATATTCCCATCAAAATTATTCACTATGTCAAAAATACCCAACAAACAGTTGTGATCGACAATTGTCAAACAGATATTCCTGGTTTAATCGGGAAATATATGTTGTCACATCAACCCCGGAGTATATTATGTAGTCCGATTATTAACCAAGGTCATTTAGTGGGGATTATTTATCTAGAAAATAAATTGACAAGTGGTGTATTTACTGCCAAACGGTTACAAGTTATTAATTTACTTTGTACTCAAGCGGCAATATCTCTAGAAAATGCCCAACTATACACTAATTTACAAACAAGTGAAGCTCGGTTTTTACGACTTGCAGAAAATTTACCAGGGATGATTTATCAATTCCAGCTTTCTGTAGATGGTATCACTTCATTTAACTATGTAAGTTCTGGATGCTATGGAATTTATGAAGTTTTACCAGAGGCAGCAGTAGCAGATGCTAATAACTTAATTTCTTTGATCCATCCAGAGGAAATAAATTATTTTTATGAGTCTGTAGCCATCTCTGCACAAACCTTACAGCCTTGGCAATATCAAGGTAGAATTATTACGTCTTCTGGTAAATTAAAATGGATTCAAGCTGTCTCTCGTCCTATCAAACAAGATGATGGAACAATTATTTGGGATGGCTTGGTATTAGATATCACTGAACGTAAACAAGCCGAAGCTGCTGTTAGGCAAAAATCTCAAGAATTAGAAAAAGCTTTACGAGATTTACAACAAGCACAATTACAAATTGTCCAAAGTGAAAAAATGTCTGCATTGGGTAATTTAGTCGCTGGCGTTGCCCATGAAATGAACAATCCTTTGGGCTTTATTTCAGCTACTCTCTTACAAGCTCAACCAACAATTTCTGATTTGAGTAAACACATTACACTATATCAAGAAGCACTGCCAAATCCCGGCGATGAAATTCAATCACATGCTGAAGAAATTGACTTAGATTATAGCTTGGAAGATTTGCCGAAGATGATGGATGCAATGGTCATGGCCTGCGATAGATTAAAAAATATCAGCACTTCTCTACGGACTTTTTCTCGCGCTGATAAAGACTATAAAGTGCCATTTAATATTCATGAAGGCATTGATAGCACCATATTAATTCTCAAACATCGTCTCAAAGCGAATGAACAACGTCCAGCAATTGAAGTTGTCACTAACTACGGTAATTTACCTCAAGTTCAATGTTTTCCAGGGCAATTAAATCAGGTATTTATGAATATTATTGCCAATGCTATTGATGCTTTAGAAGAATCTAATCATGGGCGTAGTTTTGCGGAAATCAGCACCAATCCTAACATAATTACTCTTACAACATTTATTGCAGATAATTATGTCCACATCTCAATTGCTGATAACGCAAACGGTATGAGTGAAGCAGTGAAACAAAAAATCTTTGACCATTTATTTACTACAAAAGCTGTGGGTCAAGGTACAGGTTTAGGTTTAGCTATAGCCAGACAAATTGTCGAGGAAATCCACAATGGAAAGTTGAGTTGTCATTCTGTTGTCGGTCAAGGTACTGAGTTTGTGATTGAAATTCCAGCATCAGTTTGA